One Poecilia reticulata strain Guanapo linkage group LG19, Guppy_female_1.0+MT, whole genome shotgun sequence genomic window carries:
- the trim16 gene encoding tripartite motif-containing protein 16, protein MAEPAAVEAAXPKQQNLCGVCSGELSECKPTACGHSVCESCQGDKTKGCPKCLQSPVVKPAPDNGPKQNGTAAASPEKTKEKQSQDPETVEQVKVQRKLMESEAPKAPVESETKPEPQTDQGPEPEEAKEKPLGPNDVVCDSCIETPCRALKSCLTCMVSYCEAHLRPHLENPKFQNHRLVEPLRDIERRTCESHKWPLELFCCADACCICQDCLKEEHRGHKTAPVEEARRQMEKEVSEKQXQMMKMVTAGDNAISKLQDNRVSIEQSVTKVRTVIESQFQELQVMVEXAKKEVTEILEAEESQALKQADGIQVHLEQKCTELKKAQAQTEKLSKNKNDVDFLQEYAEWKKEATDNSLSGIYVGLEDCLDSFSQVIQESTSNLCDMLVSTYIQKVKEKCNNDEIGIKITVQSNTAAKHDVSKPDPKTRADFLQYAAQVSFDASTAHKFLRLTEENKKVTNTTPWQHPYPNVPERFENHRQVLAAESFYVGRHYFEVDVSGDGTHVGVTYKSIDRKGDESSSCITGNNFSWCLQWNGRTYSAWHSDEETPLNVERFTRIGVYVDYSQGLLSFYGVDNTITLLHQYQAQFLEPLYPAFFLPKKDNIVVLVAPGEPLPLKSPSPSTSPEDGPFVS, encoded by the exons ATGGCAGAACCAGCAGCGGTGGAGGCAGCTGYTCCCAAACAGCAGAACCTGTGCGGGGTCTGCTCAGGTGAGCTGAGCGAATGTAAGCCCACAGCTTGTGGTCACTCCGTCTGCGAGTCCTGTCAAGGAGACAAAACTAAAGGATGTCCAAAGTGCCTTCAGAGTCCTGTTGTCAAACCAGCTCCTGACAATGGGCCTAAGCAGAATGgaacagctgctgcttctcctgagaaaaccaaagaaaagcaaagtcaAGACCCAGAGACTGTGGAGCAAGTTAAAGTACAAAGAAAGCTGATGGAGTCTGAGGCTCCCAAAGCCCCGGTAGAGAGTGAGACAAAGCCAGAGCCACAGACAGACcagggaccagaaccagaggaagcAAAGGAGAAGCCACTGGGTCCCAATGATGTGGTGTGTGACTCCTGCATCGAAACCCCCTGCCGGGCCTTGAAGTCCTGTCTCACCTGCATGGTGTCCTACTGCGAGGCCCACCTTCGGCCTCACCTGGAGAACCCAAAGTTTCAGAACCACAGGCTGGTGGAGCCGCTCAGGGACATTGAGAGGCGTACCTGTGAGAGTCACAAGTGGCCCTTGGAGCTTTTCTGCTGCGCTGATGCCTGCTGCATCTGTCAAGACTGCTTGAAAGAGGAGCACCGAGGTCACAAGACCGCCCCTGTGGAGGAGGCTCGGAGACAGATGGAG AAAGAGGTCAGCGAGAAACAGAYGCAGATGATGAAGATGGTTACGGCAGGAGACAACGCCATCAGCAAACTCCAAGACAACAGAGTTTCTATCGAG CAATCAGTGACAAAGGTACGAACTGTGATCGAGAGCCAGTTCCAGGAGCTTCAAGTGATGGTGGAGARGGCCAAGAAGGAGGTGACGGAGATCCTGGAGGCTGAGGAGAGCCAGGCGCTGAAGCAAGCCGATGGCATCCAGGTTCACCTGGAGCAGAAGTGCACAGAGCTGAAAAAAGCTCAGGCCCAAACGGAGAAgctgtccaaaaataaaaatgatgtagATTTCCTGCAG GAATATGCTGAGTGGAAGAAAGAAGCCACTGATAATTCTCTATCTGGTATCTACGTTGGCCTGGAGGATTGTTTGGACTCCTTCAGTCAGGTGATCCAGGAGTCCACAAGCAATCTTTGTGACATGCTGGTGTCTACATACATTCAGAAGGTCAAGGAAAAATGCAACAATG acGAAATAGGAATAAAGATAACAGTCCAATCGAATACCGCAGCCAAGCACGACGTATCCAAACCCGACCCAAAGACGCGTGCTGACTTTCTCCAGT ATGCCGCTCAAGTAAGTTTCGATGCCAGCACGGCCCACAAGTTCCTCCGCCTGACTGAGGAGAACAAGAAGGTGACCAACACCACGCCCTGGCAGCATCCTTATCCCAATGTTCCTGAACGCTTTGAGAACCATCGGCAGGTCCTGGCTGCTGAAAGCTTCTATGTAGGTCGGCACTACTTTGAGGTCGATGTTAGCGGTGACGGCACGCATGTTGGGGTCACATACAAGAGCATTGACCGGAAGGGGGatgagagcagcagctgcattaCAGGAAACAACTTCTCTTGGTGTCTCCAGTGGAACGGGCGAACCTACTCGGCGTGGCACAGCGACGAGGAGACACCACTGAACGTGGAGAGGTTCACTCGAATTGGTGTTTACGTTGACTATTCCCAAGGCCTTCTTTCTTTCTATGGGGTGGACAATACCATAACACTCCTTCACCAGTACCAGGCCCAGTTTCTAGAGCCTCTTTATCCGGCTTTCTTCCTGCCCAAGAARGATAATATTGTAGTTCTTGTGGCTCCTGGGGAACCATTACCGCTGAAAAGCCCCTCTCCCTCTACTTCACCTGAAGATGGACCTTTTGTTTCATAA